The genomic window AACTTCTCTTATAAGCCCTAGAATCATCATCTGTGTTCCTTATGGTTTAACTCAGGTTGAGAGAAAAGCTGTTCGTGAATCTGCTCTAAGTGCCGGTGCTCGTGAAGTGTTTTTGATAGAAGAGCCGATGGCAGCTGCTATTGGAGCGGGCATTGACATTCGTGAACCACAAGGAAACTTAGTTGTGGATATCGGTGGTGGTACTACTGAGGTTGGTGTTGTATCTCTTGGTGGTTTAGTCCTCTCAAAGTCCATCAGAACTGCTGGAGACAAGCTTGACAAGGGTATAGTTGATTATGTAAAGAAGAAGTATAACTTACTTATAGGTGAGAGAACTGCTGAAGAGATCAAAATCAACATAGGAACAGCTGTAACACTTGCTGAAGAGTTAACTATGGTTGTAAATGGTCGAGACCAAGTAGAGGGACTCTTAAGCTCAGTAGAGCTTACAAGTGAAGATGCAAGAGAGGCTATGAAAGAGCCTCTAAAAGAGATAGCAGAAGCACTTCGTGATGTTCTAGAGAAGATGCCACCAGATCTAGCTGGTGATATTGTAAATCACGGTATTATCCTAACTGGTGGTGGAGCTCTAATTCGCCAACTTGATAAATTTTTAGCCGATATCGTAAAGGTTCCTGTCTATGTTGCAGATGAGCCACTTTTAGCAGTTGCTCGTGGTACTGGTCGT from Sulfurimonas hongkongensis includes these protein-coding regions:
- a CDS encoding rod shape-determining protein translates to MIFNKLVGLFSNDLSIDLGTANTIVIAKGRGIIINEPSVVAVKTERYGHQKVLAVGHEAKEMVGKTPGNIKAIRPMRDGVIADFDMTEKMIRKFIEKAHGRTSLISPRIIICVPYGLTQVERKAVRESALSAGAREVFLIEEPMAAAIGAGIDIREPQGNLVVDIGGGTTEVGVVSLGGLVLSKSIRTAGDKLDKGIVDYVKKKYNLLIGERTAEEIKINIGTAVTLAEELTMVVNGRDQVEGLLSSVELTSEDAREAMKEPLKEIAEALRDVLEKMPPDLAGDIVNHGIILTGGGALIRQLDKFLADIVKVPVYVADEPLLAVARGTGRALEEIDLLQELFENE